In Aegilops tauschii subsp. strangulata cultivar AL8/78 chromosome 3, Aet v6.0, whole genome shotgun sequence, one genomic interval encodes:
- the LOC109777518 gene encoding acyl transferase 15, translated as MSVIVTKSRPLLVRPSTEQSTPTTPDHIKVSSFDKALAFSAFSSFHVFDGAIHEPAETIKRALSRALDHFRLIAGRVVVGDNGSELYIACTGEGVEFVAATASRALEDVKVFDPPFAGLLKDLAVDYPEARCRVTDPLLLMQVTEFSCGAFVLGVTWNHVVADGTGIALLLRAVGELARGLARPSVSPVTCADQFMPDFPPLAASIVKAMLGQLEPQDYPYLDITVPMSTIGRIKAKIGDELGAPCTVFEAATAVLWQCRSRAIMPDGDPDSAAPLVFAANARRHVGAGDGYYSNCVTTHVVAPPPTIREAAQGDMKDLVKLIRSGKDQVPGTLAGEEVEGVPGMETLFGYNALFVTSWRNLGFEATDFGGGTPARVMGHVGPRSVPACVACLPCRDKDGANMLSRFVKEEHRGAFLTELAKFT; from the coding sequence ATGAGCGTAATCGTAACCAAGTCTAGGCCGTTGCTGGTCCGCCCGTCGACGGAGCAGTCGACGCCGACGACGCCCGACCACATCAAAGTCTCCTCCTTCGACAAGGCTCTCGCCTTCTCCGCGTTCTCGTCGTTCCACGTCTTCGACGGCGCCATCCACGAGCCCGCCGAGACCATAAAGAGGGCGCTGTCTCGAGCTCTGGACCACTTCCGGCTCATCGCCGGCCGCGTCGTCGTGGGAGACAACGGCAGCGAGCTCTACATCGCATGCACCGGCGAGGGCGTGGAGTTCGTGGCCGCGACGGCCAGCCGCGCCTTAGAGGACGTCAAGGTCTTCGACCCGCCGTTCGCGGGGCTGCTTAAAGACCTCGCCGTCGACTACCCGGAGGCCAGGTGCCGCGTGACCGACCCCTTGCTGCTCATGCAGGTGACCGAGTTCTCCTGCGGCGCGTTCGTCCTCGGTGTCACGTGGAACCACGTCGTCGCCGACGGCACGGGGATCGCACTGCTCCTGCGGGCAGTGGGCGAGCTCGCGCGCGGGCTGGCTCGGCCGTCCGTCTCCCCGGTCACCTGCGCCGACCAGTTCATGCCGGACTTCCCGCCGTTGGCCGCCTCTATAGTGAAGGCCATGCTTGGCCAGCTGGAGCCCCAGGATTACCCCTACCTCGACATCACCGTGCCGATGAGCACCATCGGCCGCATCAAAGCGAAAATCGGCGACGAGCTAGGCGCGCCGTGCACCGTATTCGAGGCGGCCACGGCTGTCCTGTGGCAGTGTCGCTCCCGCGCCATCATGCCCGACGGCGACCCGGACAGCGCGGCGCCTCTCGTCTTCGCGGCGAACGCGCGCAGGCACGTCGGCGCCGGGGACGGCTACTACAGCAACTGCGTCACGACGCACGTAGTCGCCCCGCCACCGACGATCCGTGAGGCGGCACAAGGGGACATGAAAGACCTCGTTAAGCTGATCAGGAGCGGCAAGGATCAGGTACCTGGCACCTTGGCCGGAGAAGAAGTAGAAGGCGTGCCAGGCATGGAGACGCTGTTCGGGTACAATGCGCTGTTCGTGACGAGCTGGCGGAACCTGGGCTTCGAGGCGACGGACTTTGGCGGCGGGACGCCGGCGAGGGTGATGGGCCACGTGGGGCCGCGGTCGGTGCCGGCCTGTGTGGCGTGCCTGCCGTGCAGGGACAAGGACGGGGCAAACATGCTGTCGCGCTTCGTCAAGGAGGAGCACCGCGGCGCCTTCCTTACCGAGCTGGCCAAGTTCACCTGA
- the LOC109777527 gene encoding uncharacterized protein yields the protein MSSALSLPATVRPASSGLGRQLYGSPPRHGPVLRPRRPQAEPCHGLLALRPRTRRCGAFGQDHYGGALVDEGMAVLRRRIREARMAETNYEAPAGWADWEKRYYPAYVSDVSALAGALQLLAMGTRPGVAAAVAALLFAGVPVSALAVLHFLGQAAESVLHHVS from the coding sequence ATGTCGTCTGCCCTCTCCTTACCGGCGACGGTGCGGCCGGCATCCTCCGGGCTTGGGCGCCAGCTCTACGGGTCGCCGCCGCGCCACGGTCCAGTGCTGCGACCGAGGAGGCCGCAGGCGGAGCCATGCCACGGTCTGCTGGCGCTGCGACCGAGGACGAGGCGCTGCGGCGCTTTCGGGCAGGACCACTACGGTGGCGCGCTGGTGGACGAGGGCATGGCGGTGCTCCGGCGGAGGATCCGAGAGGCGCGGATGGCCGAGACCAACTACGAGGCGCCGGCGGGATGGGCGGACTGGGAGAAGCGCTACTACCCGGCCTACGTCTCCGACGTGTCCGCGCTCGCCGGAGCGCTGCAGCTGCTGGCCATGGGCACCAGGCCTGGCGTCGCTGCGGCCGTAGCCGCGCTGCTGTTCGCCGGCGTGCCGGTCTCCGCTCTCGCAGTCCTGCACTTCCTCGGTCAGGCGGCGGAATCCGTTCTGCACCATGTTTCTTGA